ACTGTTACTGGTAAATAGAGGATATGAACAAAAACAAGTGCAACAAAAGTAGTGTTATTAAATTCTACCCAGATCTACAGTATCTGCCTGGGAACTTCCTgttttattaaaagaagaaatagcgATTGTTGGAGGTGTGAGAGTCTAATTGCAAATTATATGTTGTTTGAAAGACTGAAGTAGAAttgaagaggaaataaatttctctctggGTAATTCAGTTCCCTTTAGGCCTTAATTCTACCCtagataaaattatttcatgtacTTCGTAGGTGCCTCATATTTTGGGAAATACCTTTGCAGTAGAAACTATTGATTTTTAAGTCAAACATCTAACTGGCTCTAAATTTTAACTTTACTAATTGTATGTCCTAGAGTGAATCACTTTGAGCcagtttcttcaactataaaacagtaataataatacatatttcatgGTTATATTTTCAGGATTAAGTGGCATAGTTATAACCTagcacttggggtgcctgggtggctcagtcggttaagcatccaactttggctcaggtcatgatctcatagtccgtgagtttgagccccacatcaggctctgtgctgacagctcagagcctggagccagcttcagattctgtgtctccctgtctctctgccccttccccactcacactctgcctctctctgtctcaaaaataaataaacttaaaaaaaataataataataatgagcctagcacagtgcctggtgcataataGGCATACACTAAACATTAATTCTATTCCTCTCTTCTCCTTATTGACAGAAAATAAACTTCTCCAATGGGGTTTATGATGCGATGGGTGAGGGCACTAGGGACATACCTGGGTCTGATCCTGGctacttttctgtgcctcagtttcattttctaaaaagagGATGGCTCTACCTTGCTGGCTTCCTGGGAGGACAAAATGAGACTGTGTGTTAGCAGATGCCTAGCATATACTAAGAACTCAACAAATGATAGCTGTTACTATTACTATCACTTGTGAGGGGAGGTAGTATTTGGCAGGGAATGATATAATTTGATCCATATGGAGAAAATGAGTCTGGGTAATAGCTGACAGGCGAGCCATCAGCTCCACAGTTGTGGAGGGTTGAGAGAAGAGAAGTACCTCACAACAGTGGATCCAGAATTCCACTCTTGCCCAGACAGAATAGGGCACAGCAGAGAAAGAGCCCAAAGGACTGCCCAATGCGTGACAGGCGTCTCCTGGAAAATGGGGGTGTGATGGGTCTCCTCAGCTCCCACTCTGCACGGAACTGAAATGTGAAGGCAGACAATGGGAGAATGTTTTGTGTTCTGTTCAGCTTTATTCACAGTGATGGTCTCCCAGGAACTATACACAGTAGACTACGGCAGCAATGTGACCCTGGAGTGTAATTTTGACACTGAAGGTCATGTGGAACTCAAGGACTTAAGGGCCAGTCTGCAGAAGGTGGAAAACAATACATCTTTGCACAGTGAAAGAGCCACTTTGCTGGAGGAGCATCTGTCTCTGGGGAAGGCCTTATTCCACATCCCTCGGGTGCAAGTGAGTGATGCAGGACAGTATCGCTGCCTGATCATCTATAGGGTCGCCGGGGACTACAAGTACCTGACTCTGAAAGTCAAAGGTGAGTAGTTTCAAGGACGAGAATCTTTGGAGGCATCGGCACAAGCAAAAACTGGGAGATGGTTACAAGGAGACCGGGCAGTCTTAGAGAGAACAGAAGCACCTGCgcagaagtattttttaatctctgagtGTAACGCAGCTGAGGTGAGGGGAAATAGGGGCAGGAGTTGCAAGAATAATGTGGGTctggagggaaggcaggaaatGCGTCCCTGAAAGGCGGGAGGACACCAAAGCTAAGCCCTGCCTTGCCCACAGTCCTCCAAAGGAACAACACTGACCTCCTCTTTGAGAGAAGCTCATTCCTCTGGTCCAGAGTTTTTTAAGCCATGTTTGCCAACTATTAATGGATGGAAGTATGAATTTAGTGAGTAGCAACCAGGTAGGTGTCTTTTTCCCAATAAAATGAATGAGCAAAATGAATAGATCAGAAGGCATCACATAGTAGGGCTGAGTGTTGTCTTGTGACACTCTTGTttcagaggtgtgtgtgtgtgtgtgtgtgtgtgtgtgtgttggttggttggtttgtgatgtaaaatatttttgctcaCTCTGGGTCACAGTTTaagaagtttggaaaacactgctCTTGTCCAAGCTTCACTTATTGCAGATGAAGCAGCTAAAGTCCAGAGAAGTCAAGTGGGTAGGCTGGGGGAGCCCCGTTAAGTCAATAGCTGTCCCCATTCCTCTAGGTTAAGGGCTCTCCTTACCCCGATACAAGCCAAGAACCTAAATCCGAAGAGAATCTTCAAGTTCATGTTTGTTCTGGAAAAGGTCATTTTGGAAAAGACCATAAAAGAACAACAGATTTGGCTCTGTTCATCTGCTTGTGTTTTTCATCCTGCCCAGACTGCTCTGGGttttttctctgtccccttccaaTGTCACCCATTAGGCCTCAGAGGATCTGTTCTGTCTTCTGGAAAGTCCATAGACTTTGGTCCCTAAAGACCATTGACCTTGACAACAATGTTGTAACTTTATGATCTGGCATAAAGAAGGACAAACTAGAAGGGTTAGACATAAGGGTGAATGTTGTTTCCacctgtggccttgggcaggttatTTCACCTTTCACAAtctcacatttttcttatttgtaaaacgATAACAATAGTAGCACCTACCACATAGGATTATTGTAAAAATTGAGATAATGAACATAAAGAACTGAGCatggtgcttggcacatggtgAGTGTCCAGGGAGTGGGTTTAAAGACCTCCTCTCATCTCAGACATCAATAAGTCATCAGGAAAGTCATGTGCCTGGATGTAACTGACTTCCACCTTCACTGCATTTCCTACATCCAGAACTGGAATGAACGCTACAACTTTGAAGTTAGCCTGAGTTCAATTAATGGGAAGAAAGAGGGCTCTACATTGTCATGATCTCCTAATGTGTTCAGTATCTTCACCCTTCACTCCCTGACTCCACGTTTGTTAATCTCTATTTAAGTGCTGTAATGCATCTAGGGTCTCTGGGCAATTGGGGGCCAGTCATTTCATGCTTTCTGTCCAATTGAAGGCTGCCCTTCATTTCTGGAAAGTCACTCTACCAACTTCATCACCTAGCTCAGGGATGACTCAGGTGTGGAACAGGTTAATTCCTTAAATCcgaattatttattctttaaatcatTGATGGTCTTTGAGCTAAGGTAGATGGATATACGAAAGCTATACTAAGGTATATGGATATATGAAGACAGTTTTAGGAAATGAGTTTCTAATTCCTAATCTTCCCCAACTGCTCTTTCCCCAGATTGAGTGTGCCTGAGAATACGCCTTCCAGGCAAGTCTCTTGGGGTTCCCCTAAAACACTTCCTCTTTGATCATTGCCTTCTTCCACTTCATAAAAAGTGTGCCTCTCACCCATTGTAAATATGGTGCATTGCTCTGGGGCATAGAAAAACATGGTGCTGACCAAAAGAGTGATTAGAAATATTGATACCATATCAAACTTTAAAGACTAATAAATACTTCTGAAAAATAAGTGATATCAAGTTCTGTGTTCAACAAATTTGGAGAAGGCCCTAATAGAGTTAATAGATGATagcaaaaaatgaaatagttttttttccatgtaaatcaTAATGAAGTGACATTCCTATAACAAAACTGCTTCTTCTCCCACTTACTTATTCACATGAGTAAGCCCTTCTTGCCACAAAAACGGAAAGTCAGAAATAGAACCGATGCTTACCCTTGCCTCGTTCCAACCACAAAGTCATATACATCCTCAGATAACTGGACAAGTTGAAAAAGAGAACCCCATCCATCCTATTAAGAGATACATTTCTAGTCAACTTGCCCTTTTATGCTTAATCATTATCACCATTTTTACATTTGGATCTTACATGTGCTGATAATAATAGAaatgagatttcctttttttagtattttaaatgtttttatttacttttgagagagagacagacaggcagatcatgagcaggggagcagcagagagagagggagacccagaatctgaagcaggctccaggctccaagctgtcagcacagagcctgatgcggggcccgaactcaccaatgtcagatcatgacctgagctgaagttggttgcttaaccaactgagccacccagatgcctcagaAATTAGATTTCAGTGCACAAGAAAACTATGAACACTTGAAGCCTCGTGATCACAAGGAAAAAAACGACCCTCAAGAGCGAGATGTATTTTGTTGTTGCAAAGAAACATAAGGATAATCAATAAAAGAACTTCCAAACATGTTGCGTTAGGATAAAATCCTGCATAAAAAGTGGAATGGGAGCGGAGGGTCACAGAATGACACAGTGTGAAAGAGAAACCGTGTAAAGCTCGGACCATTAGAGGagaatttttgtatatatttttccacagATGGTGGCGTGTATAAAAGATATCTAGCTATCTTTTGCCCTCTAGACACCATTAGATACATCTGTAAGAGTCAAATCattgttttacttaaaatataaatatttacaaaatgctaAATATAATCTATTTTCCCAATATAGAAActtaggaaaattttttttttaatgtttatttatttttgagacagagagagagcataaaatataaatatttacaaaatgctaAACATAATCTATTTTCCCAATATAGAAActtaggaaaaatttttttttaattttttttaatgtttatttatttttgagacagagagagcataaaatataaatatttacaaaatgctaAACAATCTATTTTCCCAATATagaaacttaggaaaaaaattttttttaattttttttttaatgtttatttatttttgagacagagagagacagagcatgaatgggggagggtcagagagagagggagacacagaatctgaagcaggctccaggctccaagctgtcagcacagagcccgacgcggggctcgaactcacgggacagtgagatcatgacctgagccgaagttggacgctcaaccgactgagccacccaggcgccctgaaacttAGGAAAATTTTTAAGAACCGACCTAAGACGTGTGAGAAGGGGCATACTGCATCCAAGTCCTTTTAGAAGGAATGCAAGCAATAACAGGAAAAGCTGAAGACGGTCAGCTGAGAGTATTCTAACCTGATCAGGGGTCTctggagaaagcaggggagatTTGGGACCTCAGTAAGGATTTGTTTCAACGAAACAGGACTAGAGGAAGGATGTGCTTTTTCCTTAAAATGCCTCATCTATGGCATAAACTTGAAAACAGATTTATAGCAACTTCTTGGACGTCCGGGCAATATTTCATATGAAATACAGTGAAAAGAGAGCTAACTTCAAAAGTACAGGTAAGTCAATACTAGGTAGAGTGGCTCGAGAGTCCAGAAGAGAGGTTTCTGAAGGGGAAGGCTGCCACTACAGGACTGTGAGTAACCTGTCCGAGGGAGGTCAGGGAGCATGGCCTAAGAGAAGAGCGCCATGACCCCGagaggccagaggccagggctTGTGCTCTCAGGTTGAGAACTGGCCTATGCAAAGGATCCCAGACAGTCCCAGAACAAGTCGTAAGAACACAAGAGCCAAAGCAGCCTGAAGTCTCCAGgcagggtgggagatggggatGGGAGACAGCCAACCCCCAGAACAGGCTGAGGCTCACGGAAGTGTTTCCAACCGGTGAAAAAGCCCAAGCTCCATGGGCATACAGCTTGAGCAAGTCGAGGAAGGAGGTGGCAAggcttccatttttctctcacaATGGCCTTCACCCTAAGGAGGGCAAGACAAAGGgcatgggtggggtgggggggaacagcCCAAGGGAAGTGATGCAGCCTGGAAAAGATAATGACAGCCTCTGGACCTAGAGAAAGCATTTGCTTAAGACACTTACTAATAGGGCTAAATCTCTCCTTTCAGTGCCTTTCCCGACTTGGGGAAACAAAAGGGTAATAAGGAAAGCTGGagttaattaagaaaacaatgtccCGAATTCTGAAATGAGGAAAAGTGCCTGCAACTTACAAACTATTTAACTTGAAGTTCCCCTGCAGCTCATTTAACAGACAAATTGGGAGCAAGCCTAAAAGATTTATTTCAGCAATTACTACAAACCCGCCTATGTTCTGTTAAGACCGAGGTATTTGTAAAACTATATTTTTTCACCTTAATTACTATCATTATGATAGAGCAGATAATACAATGTGcagctttctctttatttcagaaatgctAGAGTTGCCAGTAGCATAGGGATCATATAGTGAGAGACGACCGGGGAAACAAAAACCATTTAAACCAGTAGAAATTTCAATCAGAAAATAGCAATTCTTTTGATGGAACAGACTGAACAGCCAACCTGGGAACAGTGTGGCAAATCGGCAATTAGCAAGAGCAAGAAGCTGTTGCCCGCACTGGactggagggagagggggaaggcagGAGTACTGGAGTTCAGAGGCCAAGGTCATTCTACAGACGCTAGAACCACAACGGGCCCATCCAGTGGTAGCAGGAGCCGAGGAAGAGATGTGGGTGCTGGTGGAGAGGCCCCTATAGCATAGAGCATAGGGGAGAAATACCCCGACTTCTCCCTCCCGTTTGCCCTCCAGTCTTCCCACCATGCCTCCTATTGGCTGTCAGGAGCCTGGGGAGATAGCCTGCAGGAGTCTCCTAGATCATTCATTTAGTAAAATTGATCTCATGACCTTAGACTGTATTAAAACCCTGTGTTGGGCCTAAAATGTGCTCCACACATAGGAAGTAATTAGTCCCACTATACTTTGTGCTGCTTAGGTAAAGTCTGGAATATAGGTCATGTTATACTGGCAAACAAAGTGAATCCAAGTCTGGTCTGAAAACTGTCCTCTGATACAGGTTGAAGGAAGCAGCCATGTTTTACCCAGAAGTCAAAGACGATATGGAATCTTGGCAGTTATCTTCAAACACCCGAAGGATCATATGCAACAGTGAATAATAATTGCTAACATTAACCGAGTTTTTGCTATATTCTAGGCACCTAAGTCATTCAATCATCTAACACCTCTGTTAAGGATAAGTATTATTGTACAACCAGAAGGCTCGACAGGTCATGTAACCAGCCCTTGGCTCAGCATAGACCTTTCAGACTTCTGTCTACTATGCTGCCCCCATGTTGTCTTATTAAACCAGGCAATTACCAATGGGTTGAAGCTGCCCAGAAGCAAAGTTTGGCTTGGCAGAAGGATGATCTTTCCAATGAAAGTTTAGCTTTCTTCTTGTCTAATCATGGTAATGGCTACTCCTGAAAGTAGGAGCTTCCATTAATCGATGTATTTTGCCCAGAGTTAGTTATCTAGCAggttactaatatcagaaaagtGTTAGTAAGATAAAAAGGGACATTTCATAAAGATAAAGTCAAGACAACAGGGAGACATAACAATCCTTAATGTGTGTACATCTAGCAACATAGCTttgaaacatataaaacaaaaataaaacagacctaaaaggagaaataaatcctCAGTCATGTTTGGAGATTTCAACTCATCTCTACtataatggataaacaaaaaagaaaatagaagggtTCAGTAAACACAACCATCTTGGCCTAACTGACACATACAAAACTTACACCCAACAACTGCAGAGTAGGAAGTTggactatttttaactttaagatGACTTGCTTCtctgaaattctaaaatttactcATCTTTTCCTAAGAATATCTCCCTTAGTCCAGCTTCCCTGTTGTGTGTTGCTAATAATGTATTTTCGGCCACTTCCCAAATATGCATGAGGCTGTGGAGGTGTCTTTAATGTTGTAAACATGCAGGCTGTGGGCTCCCATCCTTTCCCCAAACCTTGCTGGTTCTTTTAAGTGAACATCTCTCTCATCTGCTTCCTCATTTGTATATCCCACATTATAGCCTCAGCCTACCTCCCGATTCCTGGCCCCCCGACCTCTGAAACCACCTCTCAACCTGGCCCTCAACCTGGCTTCTTGTTCTGAGCTATCCTGCAGGAACCAGCCACACCTTCATATGCAACACATTGCTGCTATGAACCCATTTATTCTTCTCCATCCCCCCAAAGACCCCAGAACTCACAGAAATAATCTACACCAAAATAGGATGAAATGATTATAAGAGGACATCAAACCAAGGGAAAATACGTGTAGGTAAATAACGTAAAATGAGAGATAAATTCATGCTTCATGCCTCAAAAATTCATGCTTCAAATACTATTGAATTGCTAGAGGTAGATCAAAATTGGCTTCAAGGGCACTGGTAGGTCTAACCAGTTCAACTCCTCAGCAGGATGCTTCAAAACCTGCTTCTCCTCATCTTCCACTAGTTCCCTGTGCCCCTAATTCCCCCTGGGAAAACatgtccctccccccttcctgtgTCTATTGCTCTATCCCCAGACTTTTGCAATTACAGAGAGAATCATCGATTCCAATGCAGAATTCAGAATAATGTGGCCACGACTggcatgagttcaagtccctctaCCTACCCCAGATTCCAGCTGTTTTGAATtttacctacctcatagggtccTTGGAGAGTTTAACTGGGATAATGTGTGTCAAGGAGATAGAATCAGGTTTTAGAGCCACTCACCCCTGTTCCTCTCCTTGGACCCCTGGTCCAAGTCCTTGACCAGGTGAGCTCTACGCGCAAGAACCAATAGCCAAATGGGAAATGAACTCCATTTGTTAAATTAGTAACTGGATGGGCACAtgattttctcccttcccctcttggTACTTTAAGGCTTCTCTGGTGATTTACACTGGAGAACATGACTTAGAATAAGGGCCTCTTTTTTCCTGCACCCCCATCCTAACTTAGAGTCCATGTTTGCCAAACAGACCCTAAAATTACTCATCTATCCAGCCTCATGGATAATAAAGTCCATCCCACCCACCCAGTCACAAGCAGAAGCTGGAATACTGTGAGCCAGGAAGATTTCAGAGCTTTTTGAGACAGGCAGGTCAGTAGGCCCAACTGAGTATGCTTTACTGCATGGAGACAAGAACTTCAAGAGAGGCCCACAGACCGTGAACCACGCTTCCAGATGAGGTCACTCACCGCAGTGAACAGTGACCCCGTGAGCGTCTTTGGCTATAACTAATCAAATTAGCAACTCacaacacagagacacaaagggaaGTACTCAAGGGGCAAAACTGTGGAGAGGGGCCTGAACATTCCTCCCCCTTCCACAGTACGTGAAATCACACAGCGTGAAGCTTAGCACCTAGAAAGCACTTACTACCTCATACACATTTGATGTTTTCCACAGGGCTGTCCTCatgattttaatgtaaaattgcTTTTCAGCATGGGTGTGCCTGTTGATACTCCTcccaacagtaagaaaaaaatggtttcatCACACCTGAGCCACAAACACAAAGATTGTATcaaaattctgtttcttaaaaatttcctAGCTAATGGAAGTTAGTACTCATTTCCACTTCCCTTCACCCAAAACCCAACAGATTACTTTCCATACTCCCTGGTATCTGCATATGTTGttaatatgtctttattttgggCTATCATCTAAGATAACAATTTGTCCTTGTGTCTTACTCCTTTCGATGTCATTTGTATGCATTTTAGATCTCAGTTTTTTAGAGGGTAGGGAGCCACTTTGGATTAATTCACTCAGCATACACTATAcacaggtgtgtgtgcgtgtgtgtgtgtgttgtacagGATAAGTAAGTAATATAACTAATTCTTAACTCTTTATAGGTAGAATctaggtctttatttttttctcctcctaaTTTCATAGAGAAGGGAGGAAATGGGGAAGTGGGAAGAAAGTTTTCTTCTGAAAAGATGTTGGAAGAAGCACCAAGTAAAACAAGAATGTGGGGATTATCTAGTGATTTCATTTAACCaccttctgtcttttctccagtCCCCGGTTGTAAGATAATTTACAGGAATACAGGAAGCCACAGAGTGTGATAGTGGAAAGCACTGTTGAGACTTGGAATCAAACTTCCAATGTGCAGATGTTGGCTCCAGCAATTATTAAAGCCTTGTGACTCTGGGCAAAATACTCAACCTCACTCGCTTCAGTTACCTCCAACAAAAATTGGGAATACCAACAACACCATTTttgttatattataaaaatgaaatccttcGATGTCAGTAGCATGATATCTGGGACACAGGaaatgtttacaaaattaaaagcataattaCTTAATATTGATAATgataattttagccatttcaCATGGCAGTGAGTACGGAGATCTCtaggaatcagaaaagaaaaacttacttctttttctttttgtattatccAGCTTCctacaagaaaataaacactCATATCCTTAAGATCCCAGGGGTAGATGAGGTACAGCTCACCTGCCAGGCTGAAGGTTATCCCCTGGCAGAAGTGTCCTGGCCAAACGTCAGCGTCCCTGCCAACACTAGCCACACCAAGACCTCTGAAGGCCTCTACCGGGTCACCAGTGTTCTGCGACTAAAGCCACACCCCGGCAGAAATGTGAGCTGTGTGTTCTGGAATGCTAACGTGAAAGAACTTACTTCAGCCGTCATAGACCCTCATGGTAAGAGCAGCCCACCCTTCCCGACTCCAGTAGTCAGGAAGTAGATGGCATACTCAGAATGAGTAATTGGAGGATAATGTAATAAAAAGTCTATTTGTGGAGGTGTGGTCAGGATCTAGAGAAGCGAGTAAGGTTATTGCCAGACCCTGGGGCTTCAACAGTCAGAGGAGTGACTGCTACTGTTGGGGTGGTTCCCGGATGGAAGCCAGGGAAACAAATACCCCAACCTCACACTCCCCCCAGCCTCCAGGCTGCTGCCTGTGCCTCCCATCCGCGGCACCCAGCTGCGAGTCAGAGAACA
The Prionailurus viverrinus isolate Anna chromosome D4, UM_Priviv_1.0, whole genome shotgun sequence genome window above contains:
- the PDCD1LG2 gene encoding programmed cell death 1 ligand 2 isoform X1, giving the protein MMMRLPRSDRVQSMFLLLMLSLGKQLHQTAALFTVMVSQELYTVDYGSNVTLECNFDTEGHVELKDLRASLQKVENNTSLHSERATLLEEHLSLGKALFHIPRVQVSDAGQYRCLIIYRVAGDYKYLTLKVKASYKKINTHILKIPGVDEVQLTCQAEGYPLAEVSWPNVSVPANTSHTKTSEGLYRVTSVLRLKPHPGRNVSCVFWNANVKELTSAVIDPHGDLEPKIPSNWLLPVFIPSFLIALIFIATMTALRKQLFQKLYFRKDTTKRSVTTVRREVNRARLAYGHRR
- the PDCD1LG2 gene encoding programmed cell death 1 ligand 2 isoform X2 gives rise to the protein MMMRLPRSDRVQSMFLLLMLSLGKQLHQTAALFTVMVSQELYTVDYGSNVTLECNFDTEGHVELKDLRASLQKVENNTSLHSERATLLEEHLSLGKALFHIPRVQVSDAGQYRCLIIYRVAGDYKYLTLKVKASYKKINTHILKIPGVDEVQLTCQAEGYPLAEVSWPNVSVPANTSHTKTSEGLYRVTSVLRLKPHPGRNVSCVFWNANVKELTSAVIDPHGDLEPKIPSNWLLPVFIPSFLIALIFIATMTALRKQLFQKLYFRKDTTKRSVTTVRREVNRAI